In Pseudochaenichthys georgianus chromosome 6, fPseGeo1.2, whole genome shotgun sequence, a single window of DNA contains:
- the gan gene encoding gigaxonin isoform X1, whose product MPDSLSSEPGSKVSDPQHSQKLLRVLRLFWQEQSFHDALLVVDGEELPVQKNILAAASPYVRTKLNYNPPKEDGSTYRIELQGVSMPIMKQILDYIFSGEITLNEETIQDMVQASDLLLLTDLKALCCQFLESCITAENCLGIRLFSLHYCLNHVHHVATEFLQTHFGDVALTEEFRELPADRLCEALAMEKLNVGNERHVLEAVVRWFGHDSEDRKVHMKQVMSAVWQQGLDASYLKEQAMGEPLMREVIREYCQQVLGGDPLQGEALLAAFKPRGYSECIVIAGGEDRKTRKPTSETRCMCPLYDSSRQAWITLQPMSAPRLGHGVVTAEGFLFAIGGADEHNTVLDSGEKYDPDTNTWSPIPPMLQPRQNFGVVELDGLIYVLGGETKERELTTVEVFDPHCSAWKMQTSMTMIRKVGCYASMNKKIYAIGGGSYGKLFDSVECYDPKTLQWTGLCPLKERRFGSVACGVGKELYVFGGVRSKEQENPEQRQMMTCKSEFYHDEMRRWMFLDDQTLCIQTSSSFVYGAVPIGASIYVVGDLDTGTSFDYIREFRRSTGTWQRTRPMLPSDLSKTACAALRIANCRLFRLQWSQDMFRVRV is encoded by the exons ATGCCCGATTCCTTATCAAGTGAACCTGGTTCGAAGGTTTCGGACCCACAACATTCCCAGAAACTCCTCCGAGTCCTCCGCCTGTTCTGGCAGGAGCAAAGCTTCCATGATGCGCTGCTGGTGGTGGATGGAGAGGAGCTCCCAGTGCAGAAGAACATCCTGGCTGCTGCCAGCCCTTATGTCAG GACCAAGCTGAACTACAACCCTCCAAAGGAAGATGGGTCGACCTACAGAATCGAGCTGCAGGGGGTCTCCATGCCCATCATGAAACAAATCCTGGACTACATTTTCAGCGGAGAA ATCACTCTGAATGAGGAgaccatccaggacatggttcagGCGTCCGACCTGCTCCTCCTGACCGACCTGAAGGCCCTGTGCTGCCAGTTCCTAGAGAGCTGCATCACTGCAGAGAACTGCCTTGGAATCCGGCTCTTTTCTTTGCACTACTGCCTTAACCATGTCCACCACGTCGCCACGGAGTTCCTGCAGACGCATTTTGGCGATGTGGCCCTCACTGAGGAGTTCAGGGAGCTGCCCGCGGACCGCCTCTGTGAGGCGCTGGCCATGGAGAAACTGAATGTGGGCAACGAAAGGCACGTCCTGGAGGCTGTGGTGCGATGGTTCGGACATGACTCAGAGGATCGCAAG GTACACATGAAGCAAGTGATGTCTGCAGTGTGGCAGCAGGGTCTGGATGCAAGCTACCTGAAGGAGCAG GCCATGGGAGAGCCGCTGATGAGGGAGGTGATCAGAGAGTACTGCCAGCAGGTGCTGGGCGGCGACCCCCTGCAGGGTGAGGCTCTGCTCGCCGCCTTCAAACCCAGAGGTTACTCAGAATGTATTGTCATAGCCGGAGGAGAGGATCGCAA AACCAGGAAGCCAACCTCTGAGACGCGCTGCATGTGCCCGCTCTACGACTCCAGCAGGCAGGCCTGGATTACGCTGCAGCCCATGAGCGCCCCCCGCCTGGGCCACGGGGTCGTCACTGCCG AGGGTTTCCTGTTTGCAATCGGCGGAGCAGATGAACACAACACAGTCCTAGACAGtggagagaaatatgacccTGACACCAACACCTGGAGCCCTATACCCCCAATGCTACAG CCGCGTCAGAACTTTGGCGTGGTGGAGCTGGACGGTCTGATCTACGTCCTCGGAGGAGAGACCAAAGAAAGAGAGCTGACCACTGTGGAGGTGTTCGACCCTCACTGCAGTGCCTGGAAAATGCAGACCAGTATGACCATGATCCGCAAG GTGGGTTGCTACGCTTCCATGAATAAGAAGATCTATGCCATCGGCGGGGGCTCCTACGGGAAGCTGTTTGACTCCGTTGAATGCTACGACCCGAAAACCCTGCAGTGGACGGGCCTCTGTCCTCTGAAGGAGAGAAG GTTTGGGTCGGTGGCGTGTGGTGTTGGCAAGGAGCTCTACGTGTTTGGCGGAGTGAGAAGCAAAGAGCAAGAAAACCCAGAGCAAAGGCAGATGATGACCTGCAAGTCTGAGTTCTACCATGACGAGATGAGGAG GTGGATGTTCCTGGATGATCAGACCCTGTGTATCCAGACCAGCTCCTCCTTCGTTTATGGCGCTGTGCCTATCGGAGCCAGCATCTATGTGGTTGGAGACCTGGACACCG GAACAAGTTTCGACTACATCAGGGAGTTTCGCCGCAGTACTGGGACGTGGCAGCGCACCAGACCCATGTTACCCAGCGATCTCTCCAAAACAGCGTGCGCAGCCCTGCGCATCGCCAACTGTCGACTGTTCCGCCTGCAGTGGAGCCAGGACATGTTCCGGGTCCGAGTGTGA
- the gan gene encoding gigaxonin isoform X2: MPIMKQILDYIFSGEITLNEETIQDMVQASDLLLLTDLKALCCQFLESCITAENCLGIRLFSLHYCLNHVHHVATEFLQTHFGDVALTEEFRELPADRLCEALAMEKLNVGNERHVLEAVVRWFGHDSEDRKVHMKQVMSAVWQQGLDASYLKEQAMGEPLMREVIREYCQQVLGGDPLQGEALLAAFKPRGYSECIVIAGGEDRKTRKPTSETRCMCPLYDSSRQAWITLQPMSAPRLGHGVVTAEGFLFAIGGADEHNTVLDSGEKYDPDTNTWSPIPPMLQPRQNFGVVELDGLIYVLGGETKERELTTVEVFDPHCSAWKMQTSMTMIRKVGCYASMNKKIYAIGGGSYGKLFDSVECYDPKTLQWTGLCPLKERRFGSVACGVGKELYVFGGVRSKEQENPEQRQMMTCKSEFYHDEMRRWMFLDDQTLCIQTSSSFVYGAVPIGASIYVVGDLDTGTSFDYIREFRRSTGTWQRTRPMLPSDLSKTACAALRIANCRLFRLQWSQDMFRVRV, from the exons ATGCCCATCATGAAACAAATCCTGGACTACATTTTCAGCGGAGAA ATCACTCTGAATGAGGAgaccatccaggacatggttcagGCGTCCGACCTGCTCCTCCTGACCGACCTGAAGGCCCTGTGCTGCCAGTTCCTAGAGAGCTGCATCACTGCAGAGAACTGCCTTGGAATCCGGCTCTTTTCTTTGCACTACTGCCTTAACCATGTCCACCACGTCGCCACGGAGTTCCTGCAGACGCATTTTGGCGATGTGGCCCTCACTGAGGAGTTCAGGGAGCTGCCCGCGGACCGCCTCTGTGAGGCGCTGGCCATGGAGAAACTGAATGTGGGCAACGAAAGGCACGTCCTGGAGGCTGTGGTGCGATGGTTCGGACATGACTCAGAGGATCGCAAG GTACACATGAAGCAAGTGATGTCTGCAGTGTGGCAGCAGGGTCTGGATGCAAGCTACCTGAAGGAGCAG GCCATGGGAGAGCCGCTGATGAGGGAGGTGATCAGAGAGTACTGCCAGCAGGTGCTGGGCGGCGACCCCCTGCAGGGTGAGGCTCTGCTCGCCGCCTTCAAACCCAGAGGTTACTCAGAATGTATTGTCATAGCCGGAGGAGAGGATCGCAA AACCAGGAAGCCAACCTCTGAGACGCGCTGCATGTGCCCGCTCTACGACTCCAGCAGGCAGGCCTGGATTACGCTGCAGCCCATGAGCGCCCCCCGCCTGGGCCACGGGGTCGTCACTGCCG AGGGTTTCCTGTTTGCAATCGGCGGAGCAGATGAACACAACACAGTCCTAGACAGtggagagaaatatgacccTGACACCAACACCTGGAGCCCTATACCCCCAATGCTACAG CCGCGTCAGAACTTTGGCGTGGTGGAGCTGGACGGTCTGATCTACGTCCTCGGAGGAGAGACCAAAGAAAGAGAGCTGACCACTGTGGAGGTGTTCGACCCTCACTGCAGTGCCTGGAAAATGCAGACCAGTATGACCATGATCCGCAAG GTGGGTTGCTACGCTTCCATGAATAAGAAGATCTATGCCATCGGCGGGGGCTCCTACGGGAAGCTGTTTGACTCCGTTGAATGCTACGACCCGAAAACCCTGCAGTGGACGGGCCTCTGTCCTCTGAAGGAGAGAAG GTTTGGGTCGGTGGCGTGTGGTGTTGGCAAGGAGCTCTACGTGTTTGGCGGAGTGAGAAGCAAAGAGCAAGAAAACCCAGAGCAAAGGCAGATGATGACCTGCAAGTCTGAGTTCTACCATGACGAGATGAGGAG GTGGATGTTCCTGGATGATCAGACCCTGTGTATCCAGACCAGCTCCTCCTTCGTTTATGGCGCTGTGCCTATCGGAGCCAGCATCTATGTGGTTGGAGACCTGGACACCG GAACAAGTTTCGACTACATCAGGGAGTTTCGCCGCAGTACTGGGACGTGGCAGCGCACCAGACCCATGTTACCCAGCGATCTCTCCAAAACAGCGTGCGCAGCCCTGCGCATCGCCAACTGTCGACTGTTCCGCCTGCAGTGGAGCCAGGACATGTTCCGGGTCCGAGTGTGA